TGCTGAAACAGGCCGGCGCCAAAGCCTGCAACGCTGTGGTGATCGGCGGCGGTTTGCTTGGCCTTGAGGCGGCATACGGCCTTGCAAAGGCTGGCGCCAAAGTCACCGTCATTCATCTGATGGACCGGCTGATGGAGCGTCAGCTCGATGCCGAAGCCGCGGCGATGCTGAAGGCACAGGTCGAGGCCAAGGGCATCGAGGTTCTGCTGAGTGCGGAGACGGCGCAATTCGTCGGCGACAGGCATGTGACGCGTGTCGACCTGAAAGACGGCCGCTCGATCCCGGCCGACATCGTTGTCATGGCTGCAGGTATTGCACCCAACGTCGCGCTGGCGCGCACCGCCGGCGTCTCGATCAATCGCGGTATCGTCGTCGATGCGCAGATGCAGACCGATATTTCCGGAATCTATGCCATCGGCGAATGCGCCGAATACAATGGCCGCTGCGTCGGGCTTGTCGAGCCGGCCTATGAACAGGCCTCTGTTCTCGCAGACAACCTGTCTGGGGCAGACGCCGCTTATGTTGGAAGTATTCCGGCGACCAATCTGAAGGTCACGGGTGTGAATGTCTTTTCCGCCGGTGATTTTCTCGGCGCGCCGGGAACCGAGCAGATCTATCTGCGTGACCGCGGCCTCGGCGTCTACAAGAAGCTCGTCATTGCCAATGACAAACTGGTCGGGGCGGTGTTGTTCGGCGATACGGCCGATGGCCTCTGGTATCTCGACCTGATCCGCTCCGGCGTATCCACCGACCGCTTCCGCAACGAACTCGCGTTTGGCCGTGCGCTGGCCGAACGCAGCAACAACCTGGACATGGCGGCCTGACATGTCCAGCGATTTCACCCCGGATCAGAAGCGGTATCTTGAAGGCTTCGTCTCCGGCCTGACAGCGGCGCGCACATCGCGCGGCGTTGGCGGTAGCGGGAAGGGCGAGCCGACCGGGCCTGACGCCATCCACATCAAGGCGCAGGATCGCATGATCGCAGGCGGCGGCAAGCTCGCAGAGCAGGAAAAGTTCAAGCGCGAACTGCATCCTTTCGACGCTTACGGCAAGCTTCGTGAGCAGTCCGAGCAGAACCAGGCGCCGAAGCCCGCTGACAATTTCCGCTGGCGCTATTTCGGCCTGTTCTATGTGGCGCCAGCGCAGACCTCGTATATGTGCCGATTGCGGATCGCCAACGGCATCCTGTCGCACTGGCAGCTGGCCGGCCTTGCCGATGTGGCCGAGAAATATGCCGCGCCATATTCGCACGTGACGACGCGCGCCAATCTGCAGCTTCGCGAAATCGAGCCGAGGAACGCAACCAATGTCGTCGAGACGATCCAGGATATTGGTCTGTGTTCGCGCGGCTCGGGGGCGGACAATATCCGCAACGTCACCGGCACACCGACCGCCGGCATCGATCCGCAGGAATTGCTTGATACGCGCTCCTATGCGCGTGAGTGGCATTACCACATCCTCAACGACCGCTCGCTTTACGGCCTGCCGCGTAAATTCAATGTTGCCTTCGATGGCGCGGGCAAGATTGCGGCGCTGGAAGACACCAATGACATCGGTTTCCAGGCCGTTGAGGTGGAAGATGGCTTCGGCGTCGAACCCGGAATCTATTTCCGCCTGACGCTGGGCGGCATCACCGGCCACAAGGATTTTGCACGCGATACCGGCGTCATTCTCAAGCCGAACGAGGCGACGCCGATTTCCGATGCTATCGTGCGCGTCTACATCGAGCATGGCGACCGCACCAACCGCAACAAGGCCCGCCTGAAATATGTGCTCGATGCCTGGGGCTTCGACAAGTTTCTGACCGCCGTCGAGGAAAAGCTCGGTCGTCCGCTGATGCGTGTGCCGGCGGAGGCGATTGCCGAGCGTCCGGCCTTCGATCGCATGGCCCATATCGGCGTGCATCCGCAGAAGCAGGATGGTCTGCACTGGGTCGGCGTCGTTTTGCCGGTCGGCAAGATGACGATTGCGCAGATGCGGGGCATCGCCAAAATCTCGCGCGAATGCGGGGACGGCGATATTCGCCTCACAGTCTGGCAGAACCTGCTGATCTCCGGCGTGACGACGGAGAAGGTTGCGCAGGTTGAAGCCGAGATCGCTGCGCTTGGCCTCACGACCAAGGCAACCTCGATCCGCGCCGGCCTTGTGGCTTGCACGGGCGCCACCGGCTGCCGTTTTGCTGCGGCCCATACCAAGGAGAGCGCGGAAGAGATCGCGCATTGGTGTGAGGAGCGTGTGCAGGTCGATACGCCGGTCAACATCCATCTCACCGGTTGCCATCATTCCTGCGCCCAGCATTACATCGGCGATATCGGGCTGATCGGTGCGCGCGTCGTCATCAATGACGACGGCGATACGGTCGATGGTTTCCATATCCATGTCGGCGGCGGCTACGGACCGGATGCTGCGATCGGCCGGGAGATCTATCGCGACGTGAAGTCGGAGAATGCGCCGAAGGTCATTGAGCGCATGCTGAAAGGCTATCTCGCACATCGGGCGTCGGCGGACGAAACCTTCATTGCCTTTTCGCGCAGGCATGATGTCGATGCGCTGAAGGACCTGTTCAATGCGGAGGCGGTGGAATGATGAGTGTTTCTCCGCAGCCGATCGTCAATCTCGTTCCCGAAACCGCGCCATTCTCCGATGAGCAGCGTGCCTGGCTGAACGGATTTTTTGCCGGGCTTGTGTCGCTCGACGGCGCTGGCGTCACGGCGCTCTCGCCGGAACAGAATGCCGCGCTGATGCCGCAGACGCCGGGTGATGGCGATGACGGTGAAGCGCCATGGCACGACCAGACCTTGCCGATGGCCGAGCGCATGACGCT
The genomic region above belongs to Pseudorhodoplanes sinuspersici and contains:
- a CDS encoding NAD(P)/FAD-dependent oxidoreductase → MSEPLVIIGNGMAAAKLVEKLSARALGRYAVAVIGEEPQLAYNRVLLSSVLANDVAQGDVELKPKRWWRDRGVTVLYGHAATSVDRGIRRVKLASGATIPYSKLVFATGSRPIVLPIPGRDLAGVMTFRDLRDVEMLKQAGAKACNAVVIGGGLLGLEAAYGLAKAGAKVTVIHLMDRLMERQLDAEAAAMLKAQVEAKGIEVLLSAETAQFVGDRHVTRVDLKDGRSIPADIVVMAAGIAPNVALARTAGVSINRGIVVDAQMQTDISGIYAIGECAEYNGRCVGLVEPAYEQASVLADNLSGADAAYVGSIPATNLKVTGVNVFSAGDFLGAPGTEQIYLRDRGLGVYKKLVIANDKLVGAVLFGDTADGLWYLDLIRSGVSTDRFRNELAFGRALAERSNNLDMAA
- a CDS encoding NirA family protein; amino-acid sequence: MSSDFTPDQKRYLEGFVSGLTAARTSRGVGGSGKGEPTGPDAIHIKAQDRMIAGGGKLAEQEKFKRELHPFDAYGKLREQSEQNQAPKPADNFRWRYFGLFYVAPAQTSYMCRLRIANGILSHWQLAGLADVAEKYAAPYSHVTTRANLQLREIEPRNATNVVETIQDIGLCSRGSGADNIRNVTGTPTAGIDPQELLDTRSYAREWHYHILNDRSLYGLPRKFNVAFDGAGKIAALEDTNDIGFQAVEVEDGFGVEPGIYFRLTLGGITGHKDFARDTGVILKPNEATPISDAIVRVYIEHGDRTNRNKARLKYVLDAWGFDKFLTAVEEKLGRPLMRVPAEAIAERPAFDRMAHIGVHPQKQDGLHWVGVVLPVGKMTIAQMRGIAKISRECGDGDIRLTVWQNLLISGVTTEKVAQVEAEIAALGLTTKATSIRAGLVACTGATGCRFAAAHTKESAEEIAHWCEERVQVDTPVNIHLTGCHHSCAQHYIGDIGLIGARVVINDDGDTVDGFHIHVGGGYGPDAAIGREIYRDVKSENAPKVIERMLKGYLAHRASADETFIAFSRRHDVDALKDLFNAEAVE